The Magnetococcales bacterium genome includes the window GCAAACCTGTTTACTGCTAATTTGAAGCTCACCAGAGCTACTTCCATTTCGTGGTAATATTTTAATACTTGTATTAACAGTTGGACTACCCAAATCAGGAATTGCTCGATCATTTTGCAGAGACAGTTTTTCCCGGTTGATATGCTTTATCATAGAGAAGCCTGCAACTTCAGCGCATCCATATGTTGTATATAATTTAGTTTTTCTGGGTAGCCAAGCATTCATTTCCACGAGCGTTGAATGATGGACGATATCACCTCCCAAACCAACAAATTCCAGACTGAGTTCGCGCTGCAAACTGCGCCTTCGGCCAGCGGAGATCAGCTTGGATATTTGAGGGACACTTCGGAAATGAGTAGCTTGAGATTTTGCAAGTTGTGCATAAGCACTTAGTGGGTTCTTTTGGGGATCGTAGTATATGCTGGAGCCTGACGTTAGAGCCATCAATGCATTGTTCATCCACATATCGGATGTATAGTCACCACATTCTATCCAAATATGTTCAGGTCTCAGAGCAAGATTATAGCGGGCCCATTTCAGAAACTCCGCTAGCCCTAACGAGTCAACTCCTATTATTTTGGGGGCCCCCAATGAACCAGAAGTCAAGGTCATATGGCTTACAGCAGAATGAAACGCACTTGGCTCTTTCTGGATCGGGATGACTTGATCGACTGAACTAGTTTCTATTTTAAATTTAATATTAGCGGTAGAAATGACAAGCTTTGCGTCTAAAGTATTAATATGCCGTTTGACTGCTTCAATAGAGGTCTGCTCACCCAAAACCATCATTCGAAAATTACCCAGGCAGCTAGCAAGTAGTGTCGCGTACATTACACTGCTGTCAGCTCCAAAGTAGATTACATAGTCATTCCTGCTAACTTTATTATGCGTAGCAAGACTGATGACACCTGAAACCAAGTGTGACAGATCTGTGTAAGTTATTTTACCCCAAGATCCTGCTAAAGCGATCAAGTTATCGTGTCTCTCAAACGAACTTAAGATCAGGCTTCTCATGTTTACAGTGTCCAAAGTACATTACTCCCGAGCCAGTTTCCGAATCTAGGTCGTGTTGACATTCAAAACCGCGCAACCTCTTGCAGAGATTCACCCTGTCTGTCATTCCCGCGCAGAGCCTGCCCTCGAATGCTTAAATCGGGGGCGGGAATCCAGGAAAAGTTGCCAACGGATGCGATCCTCCAAG containing:
- a CDS encoding AMP-binding protein, which produces MRSLILSSFERHDNLIALAGSWGKITYTDLSHLVSGVISLATHNKVSRNDYVIYFGADSSVMYATLLASCLGNFRMMVLGEQTSIEAVKRHINTLDAKLVISTANIKFKIETSSVDQVIPIQKEPSAFHSAVSHMTLTSGSLGAPKIIGVDSLGLAEFLKWARYNLALRPEHIWIECGDYTSDMWMNNALMALTSGSSIYYDPQKNPLSAYAQLAKSQATHFRSVPQISKLISAGRRRSLQRELSLEFVGLGGDIVHHSTLVEMNAWLPRKTKLYTTYGCAEVAGFSMIKHINREKLSLQNDRAIPDLGSPTVNTSIKILPRNGSSSGELQISSKQVCIEWLDTKNGSSNFYQLKAPGEVGIYNTSDIVDDSGDGLVYQGRLGREIVRNGNRVQLETMEELLIKRLGATCVVLKSGDDLTLLVEASPAVSVDQINLIVAEEVPSFVCPTNIMTAKVLPRNLRGKINYAACEKLIHDSSSLEND